AGCCGTCCGGCCAGCACCGACTCCGGGGAGCCCTCGGCCAGGTAGGAGGTGGGGCCGATGACCTCCATCAAGAGGCGGTAGACCTCGAGGTAGAACTCGGTGCCGAAGACCTTCACCGTCGACGCGTCGGCCGGGTGCAGCGACTCGTGGGCCGCCGCCCACGCCACCTTCCAGTTGGCCAGGCGCAGGAACTCGAGGCGGGCGTGCACCCGGGCCAGGTTGAGCTGCACCCACTCCTGGTCGATCACGCGACGGCCGTCGGCCAGCGTGGTCTCCTGGGCCCAGCGGCGCACGTCGGTGAGGCTGCGCTCGGGGCTGCCGCTGGCGCACAGCGTGACCCGTTCGTGGTTGAGCTGGTTGGTGATGAGCCCCCAGCCGCCGTTCTCCTCGCCCACCAGGTACTTGGCCGGCACCCGCACGTCGTCGAAGAACGTGGCGTTGATGTCGTGCGACGCCATCAGGGTGAGCGGTTGCAGGGTGATGCCCGGGGTGTCGAGCGGCACGATGATGACCGAGATGCCCTTGTGCTTCTTGGCCTCGGGGTCGGTGCGCACGGCCAGCCACACGTAGTCGGAGCCACCGGCCAGCGAGGTCCACATCTTCTGGCCGTTGATGACGTACTCGTCGCCGTCGCGCACGGCCCGGGTCTGCAGCGACGCGAGGTCGGTGCCGGCCTCGGGCTCGGAGTAGCCGATCGCGAAGTGGATGTCGCCGGCCAGGATCCGGGGCAGGAAGAAGTCCTTCTGCCACTCGGTGCCGTAGTTCATGATGGTCGGACCGACGGTGTTG
The window above is part of the Rhabdothermincola salaria genome. Proteins encoded here:
- a CDS encoding acyl-CoA dehydrogenase family protein → MDIGYTPEQEAFRSELRAYYDDVLDEETARQVRSDSVGETAKRVWKQMCADGWAGLSWPKEYGGQERDPIDHFIFFDESMRAGAPVPTLTLNTVGPTIMNYGTEWQKDFFLPRILAGDIHFAIGYSEPEAGTDLASLQTRAVRDGDEYVINGQKMWTSLAGGSDYVWLAVRTDPEAKKHKGISVIIVPLDTPGITLQPLTLMASHDINATFFDDVRVPAKYLVGEENGGWGLITNQLNHERVTLCASGSPERSLTDVRRWAQETTLADGRRVIDQEWVQLNLARVHARLEFLRLANWKVAWAAAHESLHPADASTVKVFGTEFYLEVYRLLMEVIGPTSYLAEGSPESVLAGRLEAMVRGAIILTFGGGTNELQRDLIAMFGLGFPRSR